The following proteins come from a genomic window of Pectobacterium actinidiae:
- the atpG gene encoding F0F1 ATP synthase subunit gamma, with amino-acid sequence MAGAKEIRSKIASVQNTQKITKAMEMVAASKMRKSQDRMAASRPYAETIRNVIGHLALGNLEYKHPYLEERDVKRVGYLVVSTDRGLCGGLNINLFKKLLADMKSWSDKGVETDLALIGSKAVSFFGSVGGNIVAQVTGMGDNPSVSELIGPVKVMLQAYDEGRLDKLYIVSNKFINTMSQEPLVVQVLPLPPSDDSELKKKAWDYLYEPDPKSLLDTLLRRYVESQVYQGVVENLASEQAARMVAMKAATDNGGSLIKELQLVYNKARQASITQELTEIVGGASAV; translated from the coding sequence ATGGCCGGCGCAAAAGAGATACGTAGTAAGATCGCAAGCGTCCAAAATACGCAGAAGATCACCAAAGCAATGGAAATGGTCGCCGCTTCCAAAATGCGTAAATCGCAGGATCGTATGGCGGCCAGCCGTCCTTATGCGGAAACCATACGCAATGTGATTGGTCACCTTGCGTTAGGAAATCTGGAATATAAACACCCGTACCTGGAAGAACGCGATGTTAAGCGTGTTGGGTATTTGGTGGTGTCTACTGACCGTGGCCTGTGTGGTGGTTTGAACATTAACCTGTTCAAGAAACTACTGGCTGATATGAAATCCTGGAGCGACAAAGGCGTTGAAACTGATTTAGCGCTGATTGGTTCCAAAGCGGTTTCTTTCTTCGGTTCGGTAGGCGGAAACATTGTTGCTCAGGTTACCGGTATGGGGGACAACCCTTCCGTATCAGAATTGATCGGACCGGTTAAAGTTATGCTGCAAGCCTACGACGAAGGTCGTCTGGACAAGCTGTATATCGTCAGCAACAAGTTTATCAATACCATGTCTCAGGAACCGCTTGTTGTTCAAGTGTTACCGTTACCGCCTTCGGATGACAGTGAGTTGAAGAAGAAAGCCTGGGATTACCTGTATGAACCCGATCCTAAGTCGCTGCTGGATACCCTGCTGCGCCGTTATGTAGAATCTCAGGTTTATCAGGGCGTCGTAGAAAATCTGGCTAGTGAGCAGGCCGCGCGAATGGTTGCGATGAAAGCCGCGACCGATAACGGCGGTAGCCTGATCAAAGAGCTTCAGTTGGTATACAACAAAGCTCGTCAGGCCAGCATTACTCAGGAACTCACCGAAATCGTCGGGGGAGCCTCCGCGGTTTAA
- the atpA gene encoding F0F1 ATP synthase subunit alpha produces the protein MQLNSTEISELIKQRIAQFNVVSEAHNEGTIVSVSDGIIRVHGLADVMQGEMISLPGNRYAIALNLERDSVGAVVMGPYADLAEGMKVKCTGRILEVPVGRGLLGRVVNTLGAPIDGKGALDHDGFSAVEAIAPGVIERQSVDEPVQTGYKSVDAMIPIGRGQRELIIGDRQTGKTALAIDAIINQRDSGIKCVYVAIGQKASTISNVVRKLEEHGALENTIVVVATASESAALQYLAPYAGCAMGEYFRDRGEDALIIYDDLSKQAVAYRQISLLLRRPPGREAYPGDVFYLHSRLLERASRVNADYVEAFTKGEVKGKTGSLTALPIIETQAGDVSAFVPTNVISITDGQIFLESNLFNAGIRPAVNPGISVSRVGGAAQTKIMKKLSGGIRTALAQYRELAAFSQFASDLDDATRKQLSHGQKVTELLKQKQYAPMSVAQQSLVLFAAERGYLEDVELSKVGSFEAALLAYADREHGELLQQIDQTGAYNDEIEGKFKGILDTFKATQSW, from the coding sequence ATGCAACTGAATTCCACCGAAATCAGCGAACTGATCAAGCAGCGCATTGCTCAGTTCAATGTGGTGAGCGAAGCTCACAATGAAGGTACTATTGTTTCCGTCAGTGACGGAATCATCCGCGTCCACGGTCTGGCAGACGTGATGCAGGGAGAGATGATTTCTCTGCCGGGTAACCGTTATGCGATCGCACTGAACCTGGAGCGCGACTCCGTTGGTGCGGTTGTCATGGGGCCGTATGCGGATCTGGCTGAAGGCATGAAAGTAAAATGCACCGGCCGTATTCTTGAAGTTCCGGTTGGTCGTGGCCTGCTGGGTCGTGTGGTCAACACACTGGGCGCACCGATTGACGGTAAAGGCGCACTGGATCATGACGGTTTCTCTGCGGTTGAAGCGATTGCGCCTGGCGTAATCGAACGTCAGTCCGTTGATGAGCCAGTACAAACGGGCTATAAGTCTGTTGACGCCATGATTCCAATCGGTCGTGGTCAGCGTGAGCTGATTATCGGTGACCGTCAGACGGGTAAAACCGCACTGGCCATCGACGCCATCATCAACCAGCGTGATTCCGGCATCAAATGTGTGTACGTCGCTATCGGCCAGAAAGCCTCCACGATTTCTAACGTGGTACGTAAACTGGAAGAGCATGGCGCACTGGAAAACACCATTGTTGTCGTTGCTACTGCGTCCGAATCTGCTGCTCTGCAATATCTGGCACCGTATGCCGGTTGTGCTATGGGCGAGTACTTCCGCGACCGTGGTGAAGATGCGCTGATTATTTATGATGACCTGTCTAAACAGGCCGTTGCTTATCGTCAGATTTCTCTGCTGCTCCGTCGTCCGCCAGGTCGTGAAGCTTATCCTGGTGACGTTTTCTATCTCCACTCCCGTTTGCTGGAGCGTGCATCGCGTGTTAACGCCGATTACGTTGAAGCATTCACCAAGGGTGAAGTGAAAGGGAAAACCGGTTCGTTGACTGCTCTGCCGATCATCGAAACGCAAGCGGGTGACGTTTCTGCGTTCGTTCCGACCAACGTAATTTCTATTACCGATGGTCAGATCTTCCTGGAATCCAACCTGTTTAACGCCGGTATTCGTCCTGCGGTTAACCCAGGGATCTCCGTATCCCGTGTGGGTGGTGCAGCACAGACCAAGATCATGAAGAAACTGTCTGGTGGTATTCGTACCGCACTGGCACAGTATCGTGAACTGGCAGCGTTCTCTCAGTTCGCTTCCGATCTTGATGATGCAACCCGTAAGCAGTTGAGCCACGGTCAGAAAGTGACCGAGCTGTTGAAGCAGAAACAGTATGCGCCGATGTCTGTCGCACAACAGTCTCTGGTTCTGTTTGCGGCGGAACGTGGTTATCTGGAAGATGTTGAGCTGTCGAAAGTCGGTAGCTTCGAAGCGGCACTGTTGGCTTATGCTGACCGTGAGCATGGCGAACTTCTGCAACAAATCGACCAGACTGGCGCTTATAACGATGAGATCGAGGGCAAGTTTAAAGGCATCCTCGATACTTTTAAGGCAACCCAGTCCTGGTAA
- the atpH gene encoding F0F1 ATP synthase subunit delta — MSEFVTVARPYAKAAFDFAVENQALDRWQNMLAFSAEVARNEQIAELLSGAVAPIELAKTFIAVCGDQLDEAGQNLIRVMAENGRLPVLPEVLEQFIQLRAALESTVDVDVISANTLSEQQLSKIAAAMEKRLSRKVKLNCKIDKSVMAGVVIRAGDMVIDGSIRGRLERLADVLQS; from the coding sequence ATGTCTGAATTTGTCACGGTAGCTCGCCCCTACGCCAAAGCAGCTTTTGACTTTGCGGTTGAGAATCAGGCCTTGGATCGCTGGCAGAACATGCTGGCGTTTTCAGCCGAAGTAGCGCGCAATGAGCAAATTGCCGAGCTGCTTTCTGGTGCGGTTGCACCGATTGAGCTGGCGAAAACATTTATTGCCGTTTGTGGTGATCAACTTGATGAAGCCGGTCAGAACCTGATTAGGGTGATGGCCGAGAACGGACGTTTACCAGTGCTTCCTGAAGTACTGGAACAATTTATTCAACTGCGGGCAGCACTGGAATCGACGGTTGACGTCGATGTGATTTCTGCCAACACGTTGAGTGAGCAGCAGTTGTCAAAGATTGCCGCCGCTATGGAAAAACGTCTGTCACGCAAAGTGAAGCTGAATTGCAAAATTGATAAGTCTGTCATGGCCGGCGTGGTTATTCGCGCGGGCGATATGGTGATAGATGGCAGCATTCGCGGTCGTCTGGAACGTCTGGCAGACGTCTTGCAGTCTTAA